A DNA window from Leopardus geoffroyi isolate Oge1 chromosome A1, O.geoffroyi_Oge1_pat1.0, whole genome shotgun sequence contains the following coding sequences:
- the LOC123601810 gene encoding olfactory receptor 1D2-like: MSRGKENGTGVTEFLLLGLTGDPEQQRILFWLFLCTYLVTVAGNTLIILAIGSDPRLHTPMYFFLTNLSFVDICFTTNLIPKLLVNHIAGTWTISYPHCLTQMYFLISFANLDTFLLAAMALDRYVAICKPLQYYAIITPQLCRGLTILVWTCSGLISLVHTLLMNRLTFCSCAREISHFYCDAYLLMKIACSDTRVNRHVFLGAVVLFVAPSALIVVSYMCIAAAVLRIPSTPGRCKAFSTCSSHLSVVIMFYGTILGVYIRPPNSFSAQDTVATIMYTVVTPMLNPFIYSLRNQDMKKAMGSLFSRSSKSS; the protein is encoded by the coding sequence ATGTCCAGGGGGAAGGAGAATGGGAcaggagtcactgagttcctccTGCTTGGCCTCACTGGTGACCCAGAGCAGCAGCGAATCCTCTTCTGGCTCTTCCTGTGTACATACTTGGTCACTGTGGCTGGGAACACACTCATCATCCTGGCCATCGGCTCCGACCCCCGCCtgcacacccccatgtacttcttccttaccaatctcTCCTTTGTTGACATCTGCTTCACCACCAACCTGATCCCCAAGCTGTTGGTCAACCACATAGCAGGAACATGGACAATCTCTTACCCCCATTGCCTGACCCAGATGTACTTCCTCATCTCCTTTGCCAACCTGGACACGTTTCTGCTGGCTGCCATGGCCCTGGACCGTTacgtggccatctgcaagccccTGCAGTACTACGCCATCATCACCCCCCAGCTCTGTCGGGGATTGACCATACTCGTGTGGACATGCTCTGGCCTCATCTCCCTAGTCCACACGCTCCTCATGAACAGACTGACATTCTGCTCCTGTGCCCGCGAGATCTCACACTTCTACTGCGATGCCTACCTGCTGATGAAGATCGCCTGCTCGGACACGCGTGTCAATCGGCACGTGTTCCTAGGTGCTGTGGTCCTGTTTGTGGCCCCCTCTGCACTCATTGTGGTCTCCTACATGTGTATAGCTGCAGCTGTCCTCCGGATTCCCTCCACCCCAGGAAGGTGCAAGGCATTTTCCACATGCAGCTCCCATCTGTCTGTGGTCATCATGTTCTATGGAACTATCCTGGGGGTATATATTCGACCCCCCAACTCCTTCTCAGCTCAGGACACGGTAGCAACCATCATGTACACAGTGGTGACCCCTATGCTAAACCCCTTTATCTACAGCCTGAGGAACCAAGACATGAAGAAGGCTATGGGAAGTCTCTTCAGCAGGAGCTCAAAATCTTCTTAG